The nucleotide window ATCATATCACCAGATTCACCACATCCATTTCTACCAAATATCACGATGCAGACTATCCGTTCCAAACCATTAACGTAATCCGAATGAAACACTCAAAACCAAGAGCGATGCACACATCTAAACATAAAGTTGATAAAAATCTCAACATTAAAGAACCATTTCAACTATATTGGCATAGAAGAAAAACCAAacgtctgtgtgtgtgtatacatatgcAACTCAACCACTACATTCCTCATCGAAACTTTTGATTCGTTTATAAAATTGAACAAACAACAATTACCAAAATCAAATTAATCCGAATTCCAACTAATAAACAACCTAATCAAATCATACATCGATCAAGCAAACCAATCAAATCTCCATAATTTCCATCAATAATTTTCAATCAATGGATTTGATTAGATCCAATAAATACCTAAACAGATCCAACGATGATATTGTTGATGGGGATGAAGATCAGCTTGACGAAGAACCCGACGAAACCCATCACGACGAACCCGATCGCTGTCCGGAGCGCGACCTTGGAGAATTCTACACGACAATCAACCATCAAATCTCAtcaattacacatgcatatcaAAGAATATAACTTGTGAGAAAACACAGATCCGACCCGAATGCTGAATTACCTTTGCGATCGGGCTTGTGGCAGCGCTTGACGAGGCGAATGCTGTCCTTGGAGAACTCTCGGAGCAGATCTGTTACGTGAAGACGAGGGAGCGGACGACGAGAGGAACAGATGAGGAGCAGGATGCAGATGAGGGCGACCAGGATGCAGCTGACGGCGAGCAGGACGCATagatgaggatgaggaggacGACGTGAGGGAGGAGGTCTTACGAATCCGGACGTTTTTGGGGTGGTTCGCTAAGAACTGCTAGCGAAGGGTTTAATCCGTGCGAGTCGGATCTAATCCCATTAAACGTAATCCTTGCCCCTACCAAACATCAGACTACAATACCAATTAGtgtagtctagtccagtccccCCTAAGAAGGTCAAACAAACACGCCCTTAAAGTTTtagactaaatttacaaattaaataagtATTACCAATAAGAAGCAAACACGTCAACActatcaacacttaagtaataattcaaggataatgctagggagactaaagttttaaaccaaatttataaatcaaatgatgtgtcaccaataggaaataagcacattaatcaccacttaagtaataatctaatcatcaacatcAACATCCACATCATTTTGTTTAGAATTTTGGTCTCCTTAGTATTACCCATAATtaaatcatcaactttcacatAATTTAGTTTAGCAAATTTAGTTAAAAATGCTGCTCTTGCCAcataattgtattattatttgtattatctctctaatagagatgaaaCTCACATGAGATGGCAGACCCTActtctattagagagatggttCAATAGGTGGTAAATGTAGTACTACCGAATTTAGTTTCCTAGCATTACCTATATATGTACTCACCTTTTTATTTGgtccaataaaaaaattacaaatgttCTTTACTTTTTGAAGCTCAAGAAAAAttaaggggtgtgctattcatccacccatttttacttcctACACACACTTTTCAATTTTCGACTGTCAGATTGATTGAATTGAAGAAAAGCAAatgatataaattaacaaaaggtGTGTTAGAAGGAAAAATGAATGTGTGATAGCACCACCCAAAATTAATAGTATGTCCATTATTTTTTACACCAATAAAACATGTGTTAAAATAGGATTGGACAAAATAAATAAGTGAGTACTTATCAGTGGAAAAGGATCCTGTAATCatgatcgttcatcgtatatcgtgctgTCAGTTTTCGTTCAGATTCTTTTCCTGGGGATCCTgtgatcgtgaccgttcatcatatattagttttcgttaagtactatttatatttaattttaaattttaaattttaaatgatttctgaacACACAATATATGATGAACTGTCACAATCATAAAATCTCTAGTATTCCCAAAAAAAGAATCCGACGAGGATCATTTTCCCTTTTCAGTGAGATTCGTATCTGTATGAGGGAgaggattttatttatttatttatttggttcGAAAGTTAAAAACCTTGAACAAATGATTAGTTGAAGAATTGTTTGTTTAGTACAATAACATAGAAatttattgacaaaaaaaaaaaaaaaaaacatagaaattGGAATAATATAATTCCTTCATCATTGGTAGTACACGCATTGCACCCACGACTGTGCACTTTATTATTAACAtgcataaaaaattattgaataTAAACATGTGTTTTTCACACTACGACCGAAGaagacaaaattaaaaaaaaaaaaaaaaaaaaaaaaacaaataattaacgAATTCAAACCCTTATAAACATGCGGTTGCTGGAAGCTAGTTTTTGCTTAGTCTCAGTTCCTTGAGTTCACGTCTGAGATGGGAATATTCATGTCGCTCTTCACACAAcctacattctttgttttcttagcAATGATTCTCTATGTTTTGCACGTCATTTTTTCAAGATTCCGGCGAGTCTATGAGTTTTCGTGCCAAGGTCCGGCGAGCTATCCCGTCATCGGGTGCTTCATTTCCTTCTACTACAACCGCAGCCGCCTCTTGGATTGGTACACCGACCTCCTTGCAGAATCAACCACCAACACCATTGTCGTCCACCGCCTCGGCGCACGGCGGACAGTAGTCACGGCCAACCCGGATAATGTGGAGTACATGCTCAAGACCAACTTCAACAACTTTCCAAAAGGCAAACCATTCACTGAAATTCTTGGGGATTTTCTGGGATATGGTATATTCAATGTGGACGGCGAGCTTTGGCGCACCCAGCGCAAGTTAGCTAGTCATGAGTTCAGCACCAAGTCTCTGCGTGAATACATGGTGAGAACGTTGGAGGAAGAAGTGGAAAAGGGTCTACTGCCGCTGATGGAGTCGCTGGCGACGGCGGCCCAAGTGGTGGACTTGCAGGAGTTGCTAAGGAGATTTGCTTTCAATGTGATTTGTAAGGTGTTTTTGGGTGGTGAGCGGTGCTGCTTGGATCCCTCTCTGGCCAATCCGCCGCTCGCAGGGGCTTTTGACACGGCGTCGGAGATTTGCGCAAGGCGCGGAGCAGCTCCCGTGTCCATAATTTGGAAGATGAAGAGGTGGCTTGGAGTTGGTTCGGAGCAAAAACTAAGAGTTGCGATTGAAGAAGTTCATGCCTACTTTAAGGACATAAtcgagaggaggaagaaggagctTGAAGAAGCTGAGAGGGATAGCGGAGCTCACGAAGACCTTCTAACTCGGCTAATAACGGCGGGGCACGAGGAGGAGGTGACGAGGGACATGGTGATAAGCTTTATCATGGCGGGGCGGGACACTACTTCAGCGGCAATGACATGGCTCTTCTGGTTGCTTTCCCGCCAACCAGGTGTGGAGGAAGATGTGCTGAAAGAGATCGAATCCGCCGGAGAAAAGATGTCGGATTTCGAGTCTTTGGAGTTGAGCTTGTTGAAGGCATGCCTTTACGAGTCCATGAGGCTTTATCCACCGGTTGCTTGGGACTCGAAGCATGCCGTAGTTGATGACTTGTTGCCCGACGGGACCCGCGTCCAGGCCGGCGATAGAGTGACCTATTTTCCCTACGGGATGGGAAGAATGGAAGCGCTGTGGGGGAAGGACCGGTTGGAATTCAAGCCGGACCGGTGGTTTCTGGAACCGGACAAGGAGAGATCGGCTCTGAAAAAAGTATGTTCTTACAAGTTGCCTATTTTCCAGGCGGGTCCGAGGGTTTGTCTGGGGAAGGATATGGCTTTTATTCAGATGAAATATGTGGTGGCTTCGATTCTCAGACGGTTTGAGATCAGACCGGTTGGTTCCGGTGAGCCGGTTTTCGTGCCGCGGCTGACGGCTCACATGGCCGGCGGGTTGAAGGTTCTAATCCGCAAGAGAGGGGACTGACAATATTAAAATTAGGAGTCAATGGTTCTCAGTATTTAAGATTTCTTGGACAGTGTAACATGCGGTTATGCCTCAAATGTAACACATGgatgttgtttgtttatttatttatgtacaTAGTGCATATAGTAAACTCTACTACACGTGTCCCGTTTTGGTCCGTAAATCACGATCATCAGACGTTGGACATAATTTCACCAATTGTCCCAATAGTACCCATTTTCACTTTCGTTAATATAATCGTTGAGCGGTGATAAACCCACTCCTTTGTCTTATCTTCTCATTCAcattttagtaaaaatgttAAAGGCATGTTAatccttttataaaaaaaaaaacttttaaacctttattattttattataattaatgttattatagctaaaaaaaaacccagctACCATTTCTCTTGTCCCCaccccttttctctctctccccactactgtctctccatctctctctcaaactgGGAAAACTGAAAATCTCACTCCTTATCACCACCACCACTCTATAACCCAGCCCCCACCCCACTGGTGTCCACTTATGTTCCATCAAAATTGCATTTCAACCATTGCTGACAAAGAGAGGGGGTCTTCGTCCTTTCTTTCTCTCgtgcttctctctcttcctcccctCCCGTTTTTCTCTTCCTCCCTTCCCGTTTCTCTCTCTACTTCCCTCCCCcgtttttctctcttcccaaaGGAGATGCCACCAAGTAGGTGTCAAAGGTTTTGGTTGCTGATGAGGGTGGGTGACATTTTGAGGGGGTGGTGCAGCTAGGGTGATGACATTCTGATAAATTAAAATAGAATGAATTTTGATATAAATTAGAGgatattttaggaataatagtgggtgaataaataacattttaattttttaactatTTATAGTAGGTCAAATTATAAAGTGGATGGAGATATAAGACAATGGGATGGGTCTAGTAGCATTCATTTCGTATTCTTGCATTTTTGCCATCAATTCATTATTTTAGTACACAAAATTCCTTCCAAGTTGAATTTTAGATAGAGTATATTTTATGAATGATCtcttaactttaattcaattggaggAATGgttcatcaactaaaaatccattaccattggtccctcaactttaatccaattgagGAAATGATCCATCAACTATAACCtaattatagcaatggtccttctaacataattcattttgacaaaattctaacgaaGTTAACGAAAGGAACCATAGCTACaggttttgatgagttgagggaccccaattatagcaatggtcattttaacatattttgacaaaattctgatgAAGTTGACGAAAAGCACCATAACTACACAATTTGATGAGTTGAAGAaccaataataataaatttttagtcgagagatcattgctccaatttgattaaagtcgaggaactattgctacaatttactcctTTAGATATGCCCACAAATGTGGATGAAAACATCAACTGAGTTGACGGAGGAACGAAACTATAGAAACAAAAATGCAATAAAAATCCACAAGAACAAAAATGACAATGCGAATCAGCTTTGGAAACTACTAAGTGCAAAAATCATGTGCCATATATAACTTGGGTTGGATCTGTgactattttttttacaaaaattttgACACAAGTTTATGTGGGACTCTCACTGTAATGTAGTTTAACAATTTGAATTGTTTATCTTTTAGAACATCGTTCATggatcattcttgcaaaaaagTAAACAAATCGAAAACCACTAAGACATTCATTTGGAGTAAAGAAAATAGACGAATATGATTCTATaaagaaaccctaaacctaTAAACCCAGGGTCATATGGTTCAAAGTGAATGATTATTGGTTGACATGATCTTTGAGGAAAGACTTAAAAAACAGATGGCTCTTTACCGCAGTAGTATAAATCAATAATGCCTATCTATGTACTTTGGTGCGGGCTTGATTCCCACCGATGTCCCTCTCTTCtaacatttaacaatttaaatCACTAATGTtatcgtttgtaaaaaaaaattgaattaaaaaaaaattaggatagAAATTCAATATCAAGATCTTTTGCACAAAGGAAGAAAACAAACGTGCTCCTCTTTAAACAATAGTCGATCGAGCAGTTGGCATAAAAACAATCAGCAAGCACCAAGCACCGTACACATTTCATCGATATAATAGTATACACATCTTTCTATTTTTATACTTCTTATTTTTTACGGAAAGTGAGAATCTCATTCAGTTGGCAGCAACATATTTCTACTTAACCTAATTAGAATTTGTTTCAGAATATATACAGACAGATTCTTACAGTGACAAGCTTCCAAGTTGCTTGTTCCATTCCTCATACGTGCAGAGCTCGTTTAAGGAAACAGAAGGCCTCACTTCTTGCAATGCACTTTCAAAGTCCTGcgtcaaacaaaacaaaaacatgtTTTTAACTACTAAATTGGCGACCCCGCCATAAGGCTCTCCGTTTTGTGAGGGTCGGGGGGAACGTCTAATGTACGCAGCCCTGCTCTTGCTTTGCAAGGAAGCTATTTCCACGACTTGAACCCATGACCTTTTGGTCACAAAAGAGCAACATTCTGTTGCGCCAAGGCTCCTCCTCATGTTTTAAACTACTATGCAGGTGAAAAATGTAAAGGTAAACAACAAATATACTGATCTGCGAGGAGTATGAAATTCTAACCTGAACAGTTACCGGACGCATATCCTCTTTTTTCAGTTTTGTTATTTCGATGCCTTGTTTCAGAGCTTCTCTTAGTGGACCCATTGAGGCATCCTTCACCAAGTTTTTCATGTCTGATCCTGAGTACCCTGTGAAAGAAAACGAGAAGCTACAGACAGTGGAAGTACGATAGAGAAGACGATGGATTTGGGTCTCAAATGTATGCATTGGTTACCTTGGGTCAAATTGCATATGCTATCAATGTCCTCCCTTGAAAGTTTGAACAGTCCCATCTTTTTCTAAGAGATTCCGTATGATCCAAGCTCTCGCTTCTTCAATACAGTAATAGTTGGGTAGCCGTTAATTGAGCATTAAGAGtttagttaaattaaacatgttgCAAGTTGTAACCAACCTGATGAAGGCAGGGGAATGTAAAGCCTCTTGGTATGTCGCCTCCTTGCTGCTTCATCAAGTTCTTGGGGTCGATTCGTTGCTCCTAGAAAATTGTATCCATTTTGTGAAAATGCAGTGAAATTTTCCCCATTTAACTTGTGAAACTAAGAATGAACTCTaaactcaacaacaacaacaacaaagccttttcccactaagtggggtcggctaaaaTTCCTTAACATGATAAAATTCCTTAACAGCATTCTAGCTAGAGATGATTGAGATGAGAGATTGGGGGTTCAACGATCACCTATAAGAAGAATTTGCTCACTGCCACTGTCAAAGCCTTCCATCTCAATAAGGAACTGTGTTTTGAGTCGCCTACTTGATTCATGCTCACCTTCTGACTTACGCTGCAGTCATACAGAATTAGTAGAATTATATCAGCTAAATACATCCAGAAAGAAGGCAACATAATTGATACAATAAGAGATAGAAATGGTCATTCAGTGAAACAAAGTGCAACCCTGAGAGAAGTGTATTGCATGcataaaaacagcttatttcaTTCCAAGTTTAGTTAAGAGCTAGAGCAAACCTTACCTGTGAGAGAAGTGaatcaatttcatcaacaaAAATTACAGCAGGCTGACGACAACTTGCAACTCCAAACAGTGCTCGCACTAGCTTTTCGCCCTCACCAATCTGCAGTCACCGGTTAAATAGTTCAAATATAACAGCATTTCAAGCATCTATAATCATGGGTAAAAATCAAAATTACCACGTATAATGATTATAATTATCTTTTGTCATATATCCAAAAAGTTTCCAAAAATTAGTTAGACATTTTAGAAAAgacagaagaaaaaagaaatcagAAAACAGTTGCCAGTGAACCATCACAGAACCAAAGCAAATACAAATGCCGCATACCCATTTGCTTGTTAATGAACTAGCAGATATGTAGAAAAAGGTTGCTTTTGCTTCTCCAGCTATGGCTTTCCCGATCATTGTTTTTCCAGTTCCCTAAACCAGGTCAAGGGTTAAGATCGCTCATTGATCAGATATGTTtgtcctcccccccccccccccccccccaaacacacacacacaccccaccATTCAACACTTACTGGTGGACCAAAGAGAAGAAGGCCTTTCCCAGGAGAACGGCAACCTTTAAAAATGTCAGGACGTAGTAGAGGCCATATGACCATCTCGGTTACACATTTCTTAGCATGCTCCAAACCAGCTAAACATTGCCATACAACAGAGAAAATCAGAACAGAATCAGAtgtgtaaaaaattgtaaatgttGAGAAAGTTTAAAGCATCACACATTACCAATATCATTCCATCGAACAGTCGGATCCTTGTCCATAATCTCATTACTAACATGTTCAAGAAGACGAGGTTCCAAGTTCCTTAATTTTTCTGGGAGCTCTCCATCAGGACCACAGAGCAATTCCAAACTTAAATGAAAACATTAAAGACATTGGGATATGCATACATATTTCACACAATCAATATCAAAGTTATACCACCCACCATCTCTTAGTTGAGTCACCTAATGCATCATCTGACTTTCCAACAACTCGTGAAGTCACATTCCCAACATTTCCCTCATTAGATTTAATAGGGGGAACAAAATTACCACGGGCACAGCGACGTAAATAGCCATATGATCTCATACCATAACCCCTATTAGCAGCATTGTTATCGCTTTGAGGGGAGACACAATAATTTGGTGATCCCGCTGGCGCTAACCCTCTTCTTTGCCTCACATCCATTTCCTAGCcaacaaagaaacaaacccaTCAAAATTTCCACATGTCCAAATATGTAaacaaaaggaggaaaatccCTAAAGAACGGCAATAGGACCTCCGGTAAGATCAGGTTAACTACAAAATGATTTACTAAAGGTTACAAAACCTTATAGTAAACAACAGtaataagaggaagggttgtcAGAAATAAGATAGATACCAATTTGGCTTTGGCAGTAACAAAGCTATTTCCAGAACCATCACCTTTAGCATCTTCGTTGGCTGATGGGGACTTCGCTGTATCAATGATGGGGCTAGTAAATTCCTTGTGTGCACGTTTAGCCCTAAAGGTATTACCATAAGTTCCTTCCTCTTCAACTTTTTGAAAAGATGAGGCACTAAGA belongs to Malus sylvestris chromosome 17, drMalSylv7.2, whole genome shotgun sequence and includes:
- the LOC126609913 gene encoding cytochrome P450 94B3-like; translated protein: MGIFMSLFTQPTFFVFLAMILYVLHVIFSRFRRVYEFSCQGPASYPVIGCFISFYYNRSRLLDWYTDLLAESTTNTIVVHRLGARRTVVTANPDNVEYMLKTNFNNFPKGKPFTEILGDFLGYGIFNVDGELWRTQRKLASHEFSTKSLREYMVRTLEEEVEKGLLPLMESLATAAQVVDLQELLRRFAFNVICKVFLGGERCCLDPSLANPPLAGAFDTASEICARRGAAPVSIIWKMKRWLGVGSEQKLRVAIEEVHAYFKDIIERRKKELEEAERDSGAHEDLLTRLITAGHEEEVTRDMVISFIMAGRDTTSAAMTWLFWLLSRQPGVEEDVLKEIESAGEKMSDFESLELSLLKACLYESMRLYPPVAWDSKHAVVDDLLPDGTRVQAGDRVTYFPYGMGRMEALWGKDRLEFKPDRWFLEPDKERSALKKVCSYKLPIFQAGPRVCLGKDMAFIQMKYVVASILRRFEIRPVGSGEPVFVPRLTAHMAGGLKVLIRKRGD
- the LOC126610394 gene encoding protein transport protein Sec61 subunit gamma-like, which produces MITGSFSTDKPPPSRRPPHPHLCVLLAVSCILVALICILLLICSSRRPLPRLHVTDLLREFSKDSIRLVKRCHKPDRKEFSKVALRTAIGFVVMGFVGFFVKLIFIPINNIIVGSV